Proteins from a genomic interval of Flammeovirgaceae bacterium SG7u.111:
- the murA gene encoding UDP-N-acetylglucosamine 1-carboxyvinyltransferase, which translates to MEKGKVIFEVEGGHALKGEIEPQGAKNECLQILCAILLTKEKVTIHNVPNILDVNNLITLLGDLGVEVNKLDEHTYEFKAENVDIHYLETKEYKKQAASLRGSIMILGPLLARFGKAKIPRPGGDKIGRRRLDTHFLGFQKLGARFEYKDDDKFYTIDATNLHGTYMLLDEPSVTGTANVLMAAVLAKGTTTIYNAACEPYIQQLCKMLIRMGANIQGAGSNLLTIEGVGYLGGTSHTLLPDMIEIGSFIGMAAMTSSEITIKNVRLDQLGLIPSVFQKLGIQMEFRNDDIYIPAQENYTIDTFIDGSMLTIADGPWPLFTPDLLSIILVVATQAKGTVLIHQKMFESRLFFVDKLIDMGAQIILCDPHRANVVGLNKQIKLKGINMSSPDIRAGVSLLIAALSAKGKSTIFNAEQIDRGYQNIDTRLKALGAKIERV; encoded by the coding sequence ATGGAAAAAGGCAAAGTAATATTTGAAGTAGAGGGCGGTCATGCACTCAAAGGCGAAATAGAACCACAGGGAGCGAAAAACGAATGTTTGCAGATTCTGTGCGCAATTTTACTCACCAAAGAAAAAGTTACGATCCATAATGTTCCCAATATTTTAGATGTGAACAACTTGATCACCCTCTTGGGTGACTTGGGCGTGGAGGTGAACAAACTGGACGAACACACTTACGAGTTCAAAGCCGAAAATGTAGACATCCACTACCTCGAAACCAAAGAATATAAAAAACAGGCTGCATCGCTCCGAGGGTCAATCATGATCTTGGGCCCACTTTTGGCTAGGTTTGGCAAGGCAAAAATCCCTCGCCCAGGCGGGGATAAAATTGGAAGGCGTAGGTTGGATACACACTTTTTAGGTTTCCAAAAACTGGGCGCTCGTTTCGAATACAAAGACGACGATAAATTCTACACCATAGATGCTACTAATTTGCATGGCACGTACATGCTCTTGGACGAGCCTTCGGTAACGGGTACAGCCAATGTGCTGATGGCAGCTGTTTTGGCTAAAGGAACAACCACCATCTACAATGCTGCTTGCGAGCCCTACATCCAGCAGCTTTGCAAAATGCTGATCCGCATGGGGGCTAATATTCAAGGAGCAGGCTCGAACTTGCTTACAATTGAAGGAGTTGGTTACTTGGGCGGAACTAGCCACACCCTCCTACCCGACATGATCGAGATTGGAAGTTTCATTGGCATGGCTGCCATGACCAGCTCGGAAATTACTATCAAAAACGTAAGGCTAGATCAGCTTGGGCTTATCCCTTCTGTTTTCCAAAAACTTGGTATACAAATGGAATTTCGCAACGATGACATTTATATTCCTGCTCAAGAAAATTACACCATCGACACATTTATAGATGGATCGATGCTGACCATAGCCGACGGTCCTTGGCCGCTTTTTACGCCCGACCTCCTCAGTATCATTTTGGTGGTGGCTACGCAAGCAAAAGGCACAGTACTCATTCACCAAAAAATGTTTGAAAGCCGCTTGTTCTTCGTAGACAAACTCATTGACATGGGCGCTCAGATCATCTTATGCGATCCGCACCGAGCCAACGTGGTTGGGCTTAATAAACAGATAAAGCTAAAGGGAATCAACATGAGCTCGCCTGATATCAGGGCTGGGGTTTCTCTGCTCATAGCCGCACTTTCGGCAAAGGGAAAAAGCACCATTTTCAATGCAGAGCAGATTGATCGTGGCTATCAAAATATTGACACGAGACTCAAAGCACTTGGGGCTAAAATAGAACGGGTTTGA